The Streptomyces sp. NBC_01244 genome contains a region encoding:
- a CDS encoding condensation domain-containing protein, with protein sequence MVSVAPVTFGQLSVLRSTEFTGPRGESSPDLTLAFPLPDGMDLEQINGIWSEILRLNESLRTVYDRRPAEPLQIVQPVPDVKLGFVELPDDSSDAALEAAAEIAQEPFRIDVEHPCRAVIGTHKGMPRFLISVLHHMAVDHAACVLLEDQFNALAAGNELTPGPQPVQLALEQRSDLDQRQATIDYWGDAWDEFVEDDRIPGDTSRRLRADMYTKAGMEAANQIAARLNISVQSVILGAAALSLFRLKGRESITFGLISSNRFDRRWEKIVSSMNQLTPLTVSAAQGMRLEDFLRGTYLSSLDVYAYGCYDVDALRTALEGRGHQDPDPMNFNCFYNFLGDAGEAPSDGDPLLSTVVWRNAVRQEGPRFHLRVATGEGMHVVAAASHEYLPAELLAAFPPALEAALVHMASGTSGSIDEVDLTPRRPIPGPPAF encoded by the coding sequence ATGGTTTCGGTAGCTCCGGTGACGTTCGGCCAGCTGTCTGTGCTTCGTTCCACAGAATTCACTGGGCCCCGAGGGGAGAGCAGTCCGGACCTGACACTCGCATTCCCTTTGCCCGACGGCATGGATCTCGAGCAAATTAACGGTATCTGGAGTGAGATCCTGCGGCTGAACGAGTCGCTGAGAACCGTATACGATCGCAGGCCCGCAGAGCCGTTGCAGATCGTACAGCCCGTGCCTGATGTAAAACTTGGTTTCGTTGAGCTGCCCGACGACAGCTCCGATGCCGCGCTGGAAGCGGCTGCAGAGATTGCCCAGGAGCCGTTCCGTATCGACGTCGAACATCCTTGCCGTGCGGTCATCGGAACCCATAAAGGGATGCCTCGCTTCCTGATCTCCGTGCTGCACCACATGGCCGTCGACCACGCTGCGTGCGTTCTGCTGGAGGATCAGTTCAACGCCCTTGCCGCGGGGAACGAATTGACGCCCGGTCCGCAGCCGGTCCAGCTCGCACTCGAACAGCGATCCGACTTGGATCAACGCCAAGCCACCATCGACTACTGGGGCGATGCATGGGATGAATTCGTCGAGGATGACAGGATCCCGGGGGATACCAGCCGGCGGCTGCGGGCCGACATGTACACCAAGGCCGGAATGGAGGCGGCAAACCAGATTGCCGCGCGCCTGAATATTTCAGTGCAGTCGGTCATTCTCGGGGCTGCCGCCCTTTCACTCTTCCGCCTCAAGGGCAGAGAGTCGATCACCTTTGGTCTTATCTCTTCGAATCGTTTCGACCGGCGCTGGGAAAAGATCGTCAGCTCCATGAATCAGCTGACGCCCTTGACCGTCTCTGCTGCACAGGGAATGCGGTTGGAAGATTTTCTCCGTGGCACGTACCTCAGCAGCCTCGATGTATACGCCTACGGCTGCTACGACGTGGACGCCCTTCGGACTGCCCTTGAAGGGCGGGGACACCAAGACCCTGACCCGATGAATTTCAACTGCTTCTACAACTTCCTAGGGGATGCCGGTGAAGCCCCTTCGGACGGTGACCCGCTGCTGAGCACCGTCGTATGGCGGAATGCTGTCCGCCAGGAAGGCCCGCGATTCCATTTGCGAGTTGCTACCGGTGAGGGAATGCACGTCGTTGCTGCCGCCAGCCATGAATATCTGCCTGCCGAACTCCTCGCCGCGTTCCCCCCGGCCTTGGAGGCGGCCCTTGTTCACATGGCATCCGGAACGTCGGGGAGCATCGACGAAGTGGACCTCACTCCTCGTCGGCCGATTCCCGGGCCGCCTGCATTTTAG
- the pepN gene encoding aminopeptidase N — protein MPGINLTRDEAEQRANLLTVNSYTIQLDLSDAQEDDTFRSATTVSFDVNDNGAESFIDLVASAVHEVVLNGNTLDPAEVFAESRIALPGLKEGSNTLSVVADCAYTNTGEGLHRFVDPVDRQVFLYTQFEVPDARRVFASFEQPDLKATFQFTVKAPAGWTVISNSPAPDPEDDVWVFDPTPRISTYVSALIAGPYHSVHSSYERDGRVIPLGIYCRPSLAESLDAEDLFETTRQGLTWLEDKFDHPYPFAKYDQLFVPEFNAGAMENVGAVTLREQYVFQSKVTDAAYEDRAETILHELSHMWFGNLVTMRWWNDLWLNESFATYVSVACLASAPGSRWPGAWSTFANKTKTWAYWQDQLPSTHPVMADMPSLEDVWPNFDGITYAKGASVLKQLVAYVGEDAFFGGVQAYFKRHAFGNTTLNDLLSVLEKSSGRDLGKWAEEWLQTAGINVLRPGIETDANGVITSFVVHQEAPDLPRGAKGKTTLRRHRLAIGLYDLDGATGKLVRSARIEADVEGELTSVPGMLGRNRPAVILLNDDDLTYAKVRLDRKSLGFVTKHLDAFESSLPRALCWASALDMTRDGELATRDYLDLVLSNIGDESDIGVVQTLHFQLKRALDLYTDPDWRETGLQQWTDAALEHLRSAEPGSDHQLAWARAFAATARTPEQLKLLQDLLDGEQTLAGLTMDTELRWAFVQRLAAMNLANEADIDAEFEREKTATSERHAATARAARPTKEAKEEAWAAVVESDALPSAMQKAIIDGFVQMDQRELLAPYTGKYFSVIHDVWESRGADMAKRIVEFLYPTAQVATTTLRATDEWIDATEPSGPLWRLMFECRASMARALKAQAADAASAQP, from the coding sequence GTGCCTGGCATCAATCTGACCCGTGACGAGGCGGAGCAGCGAGCGAATCTGCTCACTGTGAATTCATACACAATTCAACTGGATCTGTCCGACGCGCAAGAGGATGACACCTTCCGGTCGGCCACTACGGTGAGTTTTGACGTCAACGACAATGGCGCCGAGTCCTTCATCGATCTCGTGGCATCTGCCGTGCACGAGGTTGTGCTCAACGGCAACACCCTGGATCCGGCAGAGGTGTTCGCCGAATCTCGCATTGCGCTTCCCGGCCTGAAAGAGGGATCCAATACACTCAGTGTGGTCGCGGACTGCGCGTACACGAACACCGGCGAGGGACTGCATCGATTTGTCGACCCAGTGGATCGACAGGTCTTCCTGTACACCCAGTTCGAAGTTCCTGACGCTCGCAGGGTCTTCGCCAGTTTTGAGCAGCCCGACCTGAAGGCAACCTTCCAGTTCACGGTCAAGGCTCCCGCCGGTTGGACGGTCATCTCCAACTCGCCGGCGCCCGACCCCGAGGACGACGTGTGGGTCTTTGATCCGACACCCCGCATCTCCACGTATGTCAGTGCGCTGATCGCGGGCCCCTATCACTCGGTGCACAGTTCGTACGAGCGGGATGGCCGGGTGATCCCACTCGGAATTTACTGCCGCCCTTCGTTGGCGGAGTCCCTGGACGCGGAGGATCTGTTCGAGACGACAAGGCAAGGCCTTACTTGGCTCGAAGACAAATTCGATCACCCGTACCCCTTCGCCAAATATGATCAGCTCTTCGTACCCGAGTTCAATGCGGGCGCGATGGAGAACGTAGGCGCGGTGACCCTCCGTGAACAGTACGTGTTCCAGTCCAAGGTGACCGACGCAGCCTACGAAGACCGCGCCGAAACGATTCTGCACGAACTTTCGCACATGTGGTTCGGCAACCTGGTCACAATGCGTTGGTGGAACGACTTGTGGTTGAACGAGTCGTTTGCCACGTACGTGTCCGTGGCATGCCTTGCTTCCGCGCCTGGTTCGCGTTGGCCGGGGGCATGGTCCACGTTTGCGAACAAGACCAAAACGTGGGCCTATTGGCAGGATCAGCTGCCCTCTACGCACCCCGTCATGGCAGACATGCCCTCGCTCGAAGACGTATGGCCCAACTTCGACGGAATTACCTACGCGAAAGGCGCATCTGTCCTCAAGCAGCTCGTTGCTTACGTCGGCGAGGACGCGTTCTTCGGCGGGGTGCAGGCCTACTTCAAACGTCACGCATTCGGGAACACTACCCTGAACGACCTCCTGAGCGTCCTGGAGAAGTCCAGCGGTCGCGATTTGGGCAAGTGGGCAGAAGAATGGCTCCAGACCGCCGGCATCAACGTCCTCCGTCCGGGGATCGAGACTGACGCCAATGGTGTCATCACCTCTTTCGTCGTACATCAGGAGGCGCCCGATCTTCCCCGAGGCGCTAAGGGGAAGACAACGTTGCGGCGGCACCGTTTGGCCATCGGCCTGTACGACCTCGATGGCGCTACCGGCAAGTTGGTTCGCAGTGCGCGGATCGAAGCCGATGTAGAGGGCGAGCTGACGAGTGTGCCGGGGATGCTGGGCAGGAACCGGCCGGCTGTGATCCTCCTCAACGACGACGATCTGACGTACGCAAAAGTCCGCTTGGACAGGAAGTCTCTCGGTTTCGTCACCAAGCACTTGGACGCTTTCGAGTCCTCTCTGCCGCGCGCCCTGTGTTGGGCGTCCGCTCTGGACATGACCAGGGATGGCGAACTGGCGACGCGTGACTACCTTGATCTGGTGCTCTCCAACATCGGCGACGAATCTGATATCGGTGTCGTCCAAACCCTTCACTTTCAGCTGAAGCGTGCGTTGGACCTCTATACGGATCCTGACTGGCGAGAGACGGGCCTTCAGCAATGGACCGATGCGGCTCTGGAGCACCTGCGCTCCGCCGAGCCCGGCAGCGACCACCAGTTGGCCTGGGCCCGCGCATTCGCCGCCACTGCCCGTACACCTGAGCAGTTGAAGCTGCTCCAGGACCTGCTGGACGGAGAGCAGACGCTGGCGGGCCTGACAATGGACACCGAGCTGCGATGGGCTTTCGTGCAGCGTCTGGCTGCAATGAATCTGGCCAATGAAGCTGACATCGACGCGGAGTTCGAGCGCGAGAAGACCGCGACGAGTGAGCGCCATGCAGCCACAGCGCGCGCGGCCCGACCGACGAAGGAGGCGAAGGAAGAGGCATGGGCAGCAGTCGTGGAGTCTGACGCTCTCCCCAGTGCCATGCAGAAGGCCATCATCGACGGATTCGTTCAGATGGATCAGCGGGAATTGCTTGCTCCTTACACGGGTAAGTATTTTTCCGTGATCCATGACGTATGGGAGTCCCGCGGGGCCGACATGGCGAAGCGGATAGTCGAGTTCCTCTACCCCACAGCCCAAGTGGCTACAACCACGCTGCGAGCCACGGATGAATGGATTGACGCCACAGAGCCAAGCGGGCCTCTGTGGCGGCTGATGTTCGAATGCCGCGCAAGTATGGCACGCGCATTGAAGGCTCAGGCCGCAGATGCGGCTTCTGCTCAGCCTTAG
- a CDS encoding HAD-IIIC family phosphatase, producing the protein MSQPSAAAASPRPQGSIKCVVWDLDNTLWDGVLMEDGQVTLRPHVVEHIRRLDRMGVLHSVASKNDPETAMAILRELGIADLFLCPQIGWSAKSDSIRYIAGALNLGLDAFAFVDDQPFERAEVESVLPEVTCVDAADIDTVLHQLEFRPRFVTDESAERRGMYRAQLTRDGLARDFVGTSEEFLAGLDMRFTIAAARREDLQRAEELTLRTNQLNSTGRTYSYDELDELCRSDDHLLLVASLTDRFGGYGKIGLALVEKTQDVWHLRMLLMSCRVMSRGVGMVLLNHIMRLAGSAGAALHADFVETGRNRMMQITYAFSGFTEVDRDGDRVVLGADLDNLQDPPAYVTLDILGSAQSR; encoded by the coding sequence ATGAGCCAGCCGAGCGCGGCCGCCGCATCGCCAAGGCCGCAGGGAAGCATCAAATGCGTGGTGTGGGACCTGGACAACACGCTGTGGGACGGCGTCCTGATGGAGGACGGCCAGGTGACGCTCAGGCCGCACGTGGTCGAGCACATCCGCCGTCTGGACCGGATGGGTGTGCTGCACTCGGTGGCCAGCAAGAACGACCCGGAGACAGCCATGGCCATTCTCCGTGAGCTGGGCATCGCAGACCTGTTCCTGTGCCCGCAAATCGGCTGGAGCGCCAAGTCGGACTCCATCCGTTACATCGCGGGTGCGCTCAACCTCGGTCTGGACGCCTTCGCCTTCGTCGACGACCAGCCGTTCGAGCGTGCCGAGGTCGAGTCGGTGTTGCCGGAGGTGACCTGCGTCGACGCCGCCGACATCGACACCGTGCTGCACCAGCTGGAGTTCCGACCCCGGTTCGTCACCGACGAGTCGGCCGAACGCCGCGGCATGTACCGCGCGCAGCTGACGCGTGACGGGCTCGCCCGTGACTTCGTCGGCACCAGCGAGGAGTTCCTCGCCGGCCTCGACATGCGCTTCACGATCGCAGCCGCCCGCCGGGAGGACCTACAGCGCGCCGAGGAACTCACCCTGCGCACCAACCAGCTCAACTCCACCGGCCGTACGTACTCGTACGACGAACTGGACGAGCTGTGCAGATCGGACGACCATCTGCTGCTGGTCGCCTCGCTGACGGACCGGTTCGGCGGGTACGGCAAGATCGGGCTCGCCTTGGTGGAGAAGACGCAGGACGTCTGGCACCTCCGGATGCTGCTGATGTCCTGCCGTGTGATGTCCCGCGGTGTCGGCATGGTGCTCCTCAACCACATCATGAGACTCGCCGGTTCGGCGGGGGCCGCACTCCACGCGGACTTCGTGGAGACGGGCCGCAACCGCATGATGCAGATCACCTACGCCTTCAGCGGGTTCACGGAAGTCGACCGGGACGGCGACCGCGTGGTGCTCGGCGCCGACTTGGACAACCTCCAAGACCCGCCGGCGTACGTCACCCTGGACATCCTCGGCTCCGCGCAAAGCCGATAA